CACTGCAGCCTAGAGTACAATGTTGTACTCCCTTGAAAATAATAATGCAATTGTTCATTGCATTGTGGTGCTTTAGGCTAGTttaggtaggataattgtattgtccctaaacaagatcaataggggagctttttgagctgtgtggtatgattgctagttagcctattgcagatctggacGAACAATCCACCAACCgctattgtcactatgaatggtggatagagggcAGGAGAGACATTGCAGTTGACTTTTTTTCTATCCTAGCTAAAGTGACTGCACCTCAAAAACTGTGGCCCCTCAGGGCAGCTGCCAAGAAGCTGTGGGACTTGAGTGCCTCCATGGTTGGTCTGGCATGATGGACCTGATTAccaccaggactgacctagcctTTAGAATGAAACTATACACAGCAGTCAACACATATTACAATCTGATGATGATGAACTCTGTAAGTGAAATGCATTCAAAATCATTGCATTTGGTAAGAAACTGTTGAATGACAAGTGCTTTAGAGACATTTATTTAGAATATACAGCAAACTACATACAAAAATACTATGCATCAAAATATGTTTAAACAGAAGGAATATCTCACAGTTAAGTTACATGGCAGCTGTATTAACTTTTACTTCAATTGCCATAAGTGTAAATTATATTCTAGGGGAACAACAACCACTAAAGTCTGTATTTACGTTTGTAGTGTCCAGatattaaactcagcaaaaaaagaagcgtccctttttcaggaccctgtctttcaaagatagtttgtaaaaatccaaataacttcacagatcttcattgtaaagggtttaaacactgtttcccatgcttgttcaatgaaccataaacaattaatgaacatgcacctgtggaacggttgttaagacactaacagcttagagacggtaggcaattaaggtcacagttatgaaaacttaggacactaaagaggcctttttactgactctgaaagatgcccagggtccctgctcatctgtgtgaacgtgccttaggcatgctgcaaggagacatgaggactgcagatgtggccagggcaataaattgcaatgtccgtactgtgagacgcctaagacagcactacagggagacagcacggacagctgatcgtcctcgcagtggcagaccacgtgtaacgacACCTGCACAGgaccggtacatccgaacatcacacctgcgggacaggtacaggatggcaacaacaactgcctgagttacaccaggaacgcacaatccctccatcagtgctcagactgtccgcaataggctgagagaggctggactgagggcttgtaggcctgtcctcaccagacatcaccggcaacaacgtcgcctatgggcacaaacccaccgttgctggaccagacaggactggcaaaaagtgctcttcactgacgagtcgctgtTTTGTCTCACCATGGGTGATgttcggattcgcatttatcgtcgaaggattgagcgttacaccgaggcctgtactctggagtgggatcgatttggaggtggagggttcgtcatggtctggggcggtgtgtaacagcatcatcggactgagcttgttgtcattgcaggcaatctcaacactgtgcgttacagggaagacatcctcctccctcatgtggtacccttcctgcaggctcatcctgacatgaccctccagcatgacaatgccaccagccacactgctcgttctgtgtgtgatttcctgcaagacaggaatgtcagtgttctgccatggccagcgaagagcacggatctcaatcccattgagcacatctggcacctgttggatcggacggtgagggccagggccattccccccagaaatgtctgggaacttgcaggtgccttggtggaagagtggggtaacatctcacggcaaaaacgggcaaatctggtatagtccatgaggaggagatgcactgcagtacttaatgcagctggtggccacaccagatactgactgttactttagattttgacccccccccccgccccccctttgttcagggacacatgtctgtggaacttgttcaatttatgactgttgttgaatcttgttatgttcatacaaatatttacacgtgttaagtttgctgaaaatgaacgcagttgacagtgagaggacgtttctttttttgctgagtttatgttgttTTGTCATGGAACTGATGTATGAAAATACATGTCCTGCTCTATCTACAAAACATTTGGAGAAACAATATTTATTTTTCTCTTGGGCAATTTAGAATTTACGATAATGAAGTGCTGATTTCCATAATCTCTTTAATTGTACTTAAGGCATATAAGTCATAGGATTTGTATGTTTTCTGAGCCTTTCAAATTTGGCAGGAAACCAACGGCACTAAAACAAAACACCTTTTGGTTGCATTGGAACTTATAAATAACTTTTTGATCCACCTTCTTTTCCGATAATTTGtcttgaaggcactgtatacaagtTTACTACAAAACAATCCAACTCCCTTTCATACTAGAGCTACAACATACAAAACATAACaacacatttttttgtatttctagtaAGCCCATCTGCATTTTGAATGAATAACATAATTCTACACAACCAGCTGGCTTGTTGGCTACACATGTACCTCCTACTGTATGTGTCCTTAGGATTGCACATCTAAAGGACTTGATTGGCCAACAAATAATTATTATTCATATTGTTACATTCAAATAGTTTTTGTGATTTTTAAATGTCTAGAAATGTAATGCTTTTGAATCTCTCAGACATCAGTTGTTACCTTGAGATGTTGCTAGTGTCTAACCTGTAATGTTGAATAGGTGGTGCTGATATTCTAAGAGCATTCATAACATTTACAACTGTATAAGCAAGTTATATTCTTGTTACACTGGTTTTCTAAGAGGAAAggttgaaataaaaataaaaatctacaaAATCAGGACATTTCCTTtagaaaagttttaaaaaatgatGTGGTGAACATTGTTACATCTACAAACAATGAGTCCCACTACAGCTCCTCAAAAGCAGAGAGTTGTTTCATTTGCTCCACTTGCATAGAGTGCCTCCTTACAAGTTTCTTCTTTGACTTGAGCTGGCCTCTATTTGGTGAGTTTGCTGCTACTGGAGCTATTGATCTGAAACCTGAGGCAAGAGGCGACGAGGGCTTGCTGCTGGTTCCAATGTCAGGTATGGGAGGGTTGGGGTTGAAGTTCAGGGGGGGTAGATGGCCAGGCCGGGTATGGGAAATGTAGTCCAGCAGCAGGGTCCCTGAGCCTCGCCTCTCCAGGAGGCCTGGTGCGCACCGTCGTGCTGTGCTGAGAGATGACGTGCTGTTGTTGATGTCTAGGGACTCCCTGGAGTTGGTCAGCATGGCTAATGGAGACCCATTGAGTTTCTTCCTTTCTAGAGGAACCTTAGGAGAGTCCAGCATGCCACAGTCTGAGTACAGCTGGGAGTCTGAGTCATAGTGGTCAGTGCCCAGCCATCTCCTGTAGACCGTGTCTCTCAAACTGTCTGGCCCAGTGTTACTGCTACTGTCCTGCTCTGCAGGGACGGTGCTACGCCGGGCTAGGGGCTGGTGCTGCTGACACAGACTCCTCTCATATGCCGATTTGGAAGTTGGAGGGACAGATAATGAGGACAAAATTTGTGGAAAAAACACATCCTTGCCATCCACACTGTTTTGTCGAGACAGAGTCGATCGCTTGGACAGAGAAAGTCCATTGATGCCTGTGACAACGTCCTCATCAGAGGTGGTTCTCTTACTCTCCTCGTGGGCCGCAGCTGTAGCGAGGACAGAGGGAGCGATCAGCCCCCAGGGCTCTGACTGCAGACGCTTCAGCTGGGGTAAACGAGCACGCTTGGGGTTGGCTGGTCGCCGTGTGGGAGAAGTCGGCCCATTGGGAAGCTTTGCTGCTGTGCTGGACGATGTTTTCAACTTTGTCTGGAAACTGAAGATAGTGTTGTGCTGCTCGGCTGAGTTAGGTGAGGAGGAGGTGTTGAGCTCAATGTCAGAGGGAGTGGTGCAAAATGCAGGGGAGCCCTTATCCTCTAGCTCTGGGGAAGGGGGGGCATTCAGGTACTGCTTTGTGGTTTTGGTGCCAGAGGGTGACTTGTCTGTGGTGATAATGATGACCTCTTTGCCCTTGGCTTTACATGCATCTAGGAGACCCTTTAGGGTCTCCTTATCGTCTGCGTTAATGGCATAGACCAGAGCAGAGGCCCCACTCCTGTCTTCCAGACTTGGGTCTGCCCCATTGGTCAACAGGTGGGACACCACCTCATGTCCCGCCCTCTGGCTGCAGGCGTGCATCAGGGCTGTCCGGCCTGCTTTATCCTGGATGTTGGGATCAGCCTTGTTATCCAGTAGGTACTTAACCAGCTTTGCCTTACTGACGCTCTGCGGGTCATTGTGTTTGGACATGCAGGCCACCATGAGCGGTGTCTCTCCTTGCTCGTTGCTCTCATTGATGTAGGCACCCCCATCCAGCAGGACCCTGGTGAGCCGCAGGCGTCGGAGCCACACCGCCTTCAGGAGAGAGTTCCCGTCTGTCCGCAGCTCTAGTATGTCTGCCATCATCGCCAAGACAACCACAGATAGTGCCCTCCCTCAGCGGTGAAAGGCAGTCACAACCTGCAGCCCTTCAAACAAAGCATAGATTATTTTGCATGATATTTTGCTTAATATATAGGTCGGCTTACTGATTCATCCATCTAGTATTAtcacaaacacacaagcacaaTGGATACTTTCCAAGCCTCTCCTAAGACTACCACCAGGAGGCAGTCTGTGTGCTAAAAATCTATTTTATTAAGACATGAACAGGTATGGAAATTGTGGAAGGAACTTTATACCTATTTAGGTCGTTTTATTGTCAAAACAGTAAACTGTGCTAGTGGCAacgaaaaatatataattttgtgAATAGGGGCCTAAACTTGTATCTTCTGTAAGCTTCCATATCCCTGTGTAAAACATCAATTCGATGGAAGAATGTGCATTATAGCCTATATGTAATCAAGCCATTTATCTTGAATGTATTGCTTGTTAGATGTAGATGGGCAATAGCCTAGTATTCAATATTGTAATGTTATTTTGTTAATGTTGCTCTGTAATTGACCAATTAATCCCAGATCCAAGCCTATAAATTAATTAGTTGAACTTTTCGATCATAAAAGACCAATAATAAATAACATGACATATTGAGATAATCATATGGTTGTAGAAAAAAACATCGTCACCATAAGCGTTAATCATCCTTGAAGAGTTGAGTCGGGTCACATGTTTTCCGCAAAAACATCTATGTAATGTTCAGATTATTTTTTCGTACTCGATTCAACGACAACTAAAATGTGTCTTCTTCGGGTAGGCTACCTAACGTGCATTATCTGTTGAATAGATTCCCATTCGACTAGGCTATACCGCGTCGCTGTCCATTGGCCTCATTTTGGATAACTTGTGTTAGAGACGCGCATCTGTTAGAAAACGTTTCACTACAACATTCCTAATCTGTTGTACAATTTAGGCGACTTTTTTTTACAGACATATAGTATTTACTATGATTCCTTTATGTCGTTAAAATAACAGCAAACTTGTTATCAACACAAGTAACCTGAAGGACCACAATTTAAAGTGTTATTTTGACTCCTCGCATAACCATGGACTCCTCACATTTAATATTCTCATTAGCTAAACTCTCTTCCATTGTCGAATTATAGTATACTAGTCTACTCAAAAGTGTGTGGGCTTTAAAATGTTGGTATGAAGCCTTGGATATTGGACATTACATGAATAGTATATTAATACGTAGACTACGGTTTTTTGTGTGAAAATAACCTGCATTAATCCACATATTCTTATGTTCAAGATATCAAGAAGGTGTAAGTGTCATTCCACCACTTATCTTACCTGATGCAGGCTTGTCATGTTCAAAGGTGTCCCAATGTTTTGTCATTAGCGACCCTGAAACATaatgggaaaaaaatgaaaatacAAGGTTCTTCTTTTATAGTCCCTGAATTTATTCGGAGCTTCTCAAATACTGTCCTGGTTTAGGTTCAGAGCTCTGGCAGCATAACGCATCATGCTCCTCGCTTTTGTTATGGAAACGCACTAAATCAATCCATTAGGCAGCATTCCTTTCACTGCGCATTCAATAACCACAACCTCAAGATACTGAGGTTGTAAATAACTTATTTTTTTTTGCCAGGTGAATGAAACGTGCATTTTCTTGACGTCAGAGTCGACAAAAATAAAGATTGCGTCTGGTGAGAACCTCTGTCATGCATCACACAAACAATCCAGTTCTACCTTCCAATAAAATGGAAAGGTTCACAGTTTTATAACACATGTTTATATATAAtgacaacattttttttatagattAGCTTATGTCCCACTCCCACAACATAGGGAGAATCAAGATTCAGTATATACAAAAAGTATAATTGAATATTTTTGAACACTGGAAGTTATACAGTTTCATGCGATCATTCATATTAACATCACAGATGTTGAGCCAGGGAAGGTGGCTGTCACTTGTCTGCCCTATGACAGAAGTGGAAGACTTGTGCTGATGTCATCTCAGGGTGTCCACATGTCCAAGACATCAAAATTGTAATTTGGTTGCAATATTTAGCCCTCCtgaacacaaaaacaaatacACTCATGTTTATTTCTTGAATACACATTGcagatgttttttttacatttttgtcttgGATTTATTATATTGCAAAAATAATGGGTAAATCATCATCTTGAAAACAGGACATGTTTACAGCACAATTAAAGGGGCCACAACTTGTTCCAGCCATCTCAGCCATACTGCCTAATAGGGACATTTCTATTTATAGGTTGCTATGAGACAGCAGAGAAGCAGTTCCTGATGAGAGCTATGGAGTTCTCAGCTTTGCAAGGAACAGGTAATCAGAACAATAACATTGCACCAAGAAACAGGAGGGCTCTTATGTCATTTACCCAAATGTATTTGTTGATGTTTTCCATTTGCACAAAGAATCCCAAAGCCCATTGATCATTAGCCCTTATGACCCCTGCATTTTTCCTCATAGGGGACAGATTTATCACTACTCTGATGTTGCAGGACTTTAACAGTCAAGGATGTCAGTGATTTTCCCCCCCTAGTGATTGCTTGACAGACTCCTGGGAAATGTTGTTATTTACCAGGGAGGCACATGGGAGAGGTggtttatggaacagcagggagtCACCTACTTCCATGCTTGTGTTCATCCCAGGAACTGATAGAAAGTCATTATGGCTGTCTGGCTATTCTGTGTAGAAACAGTCCACATGATTCTTGGTACAGACACCTCTTAAACAGGAGAGGTAATCCAAGGAAAGGGCATTGCCTAGATGTAGATCTCTGAGAGGTAAAAAATAGGTAAAATATAATGGAGTAAAGGTGTTCTAATGAGTGTTGTCAAGCAACAAAAAGGGATCTTTGTTGGTGGGTGTAAGCAGGGAGGCTGTAATATACCATGATAATTAGAATAATGTAGATGCTGAAATAAGACAGTCGGTATCATTTTGAGGTGAGGGGCTAGTCAATCCACACTGGTGCCACTTCAGGGAGGTAGATTATGGAGTGGGGATCATAACACAGGGCAAAGCCATATTCCCCAAGCTTACCGGTCTAAGCGCGTTCATTAACTTGGGAACTACAGACATCAGCAGTCTCCATATGATCTTTGCCCCAACGCTGCTGTCGTCTGCTGCATAttaaaggggaaataaataatgaaaacaGAGAGCATAAGCGCTGTCACCCATGGGACAAGTTCCCATCTTCAGATATCTTACATCGCACTAGCCAATTAAACTCAACTCCCCGATATACATCACATCCACGAAGTTGAGGGGCAACTAGTGTGGGTGGACTGGAGCTCCGACATCACGTAAAATTAAGTTTTGATAAAAACTACGGATTTCAGCACCCAAAGAATAGCACGCAATTACACAGTATTTTTGTGTGCTGAAATCTATTTTTTTTCATGTGATGTCAGCACACACTAGTCGatgccaatgttccctctaagctgcacgCATGCGCGCCACGCAGAAGACATTTCTGCTCATGCAGAGATGcatgagattgaacttcactcaactttctagttttcccctttagttaacactatcaacatttccctttactgtgggaattgtgatcgaatcaatgcaatattagccactttcaatgttaCATACcaaaacgaactatgcaagacttagtatACAAAACTGTAAGAGATTTTCTAGTAGGCAGAGCGCATTGGCCTAGGATTAAATTGCATTGACTGGGATGACTCaggcctgtactctacacagacctgtctgtcataaccaatcagagctgcagtaagcTTACATGCAAATAGTTGttaccatatatggatctgtgccattcactttgagcTAGACTGTGTTTATAGcatgagtagatgcgcttgttagTATGTCAAAGTGAGAGCTGCATGTTTCCacctgtgcacatttgttcatattctttgctagttagtgagttattagcccagttatagctgatttctagtcaacaatgggggagtggttgcttcctacaagagcacataATGTGTGCTTTTCTAGTCatctttgaaaagccagtcaggtaaagagctttttttatgTCTTATAGGGGcactgttgtattttgagacagtctTAACTAAGTTACGTAGCCaaaaggcagagggtagcataatttgtctgattctctctaATAAtgttatgggaataataatgcatttttatttgtaaagtggtttcttgcatcaaacaacaacattttcagtcatcttcttgtctgaaggacaagtggattaaCAGATTAATGTCAAGCCTTTTTCAAAAGtatcatggaatgtaggcctacattgaacaccacacatttgcTGCTATTGTAGACTGGATGACAGATCAGCTATTtctatgttaaaatgttatgggatccattttgtttttgatggtaggccactctggagggcctacattatgatcaaataaccACATTagtctacttggccactgttaactTAAAGCAGGTACGGCCTCAGCGGTCACAGTAAATGCGCaccggaagttgcacagaattttcacaatgttgaagtttgcgctcagcagagatgaaatttgctcagtgatgAAAAAAATGAGAGGGGACATTGGTCGCCGCTCAACTCAGTTGATGTGAAGTACATCCTGGAGTTGAGTTTAATTGGCTAACATCACACCTGCTGCACTGCCTCCTTCTAAATATAGGATTTTGTCTCTCGACTCTGATACCATGCGATGCTTCTCGATGGGCTAAAAGAACAGGGGGTGTATTTCTGGATCATACCTATGAAAAGTTCAAGATTGACATAAGTGGAACAACATCTTTCAAAATTAAGACATTTGAGAGTTTATTTTGTTTTAATTAGACAACCCACAACAAGTTCAGTATGAAATCCCAAGAGATCTGGCGGGTTTCCCAAGATACAGTCTTATGGAATCACATCTAATGGTAGGAAACAGCAAGACATATCCCAAAATAATAATGTACAAGTTAGATCTCTGTACTAGTTTAGCATGGTCTTTTTTTTATGATCAACTGATATCAACATGAGTGAAACTGAGTGAGACAGTTGAAATTTGAATTCTACTCAGATGCTATGCCAACTTATGATGTACATTTGGCCCTGTACTCCATcattttggatttgaaatcaaatatttcatatgatgtgacagtacagaatgtcatctTTTATTTTAGGGTATTTTTATACATATCCATTTTGCCCGTCTTACCGTTTTAGAAATTAAATAATTTATGTACAGTTGGGGCCAAATATATTGGCACTCTTTCAGTTTtcttaaataattaaaatatccTCTAAAATAAGTAAAACAATTGaaatactgtcacgacttccgccgaagtcggctcctctccttgtttgggcggcgatcgacgtcaccggctttctagccatcgccactccatttctcatattccattagttttgtcttgttccattacatacctggttttcattccataattactgcatgtatttagtccactgttcccctccatgtctttgtgtgtaattgtttgttttgtattgtggATATTGTCAGGCGCTTTACTTTTGCTGTGTTCCATGTTTTTGGCACGTtattgtttttatgtgctgtGATTATTGGAAcggaattaaagtgcgcctgttcactacactctgctctcctgcacctgaattCGCCTCCCATACACACCCTTGACAAATAATGTTTATCTACAATGTTATTGGAATTTCAACAATGCAGAACAATTTGTTTTGTAAACTTAAGTTTACCATTTTATTTttgaaaataaagacaaatggcATGGACAAAAGTATTGGCACCCTGGAGCTAATACTTGGTTGCACAGCCATTGGCCAAGATAACTGCCAACAAATGTTTCTTGTAGCTTGCTGCACCTCTCTACTGGCAATTTGGCCCACTTTTCAGCAGCAAAATGCTCTAATTCTTCAATATTTGAGGGGTGCCCTCCACCAACTGCTGTTTTTAGCTCTCGCCACAGGTTATGGATGTGATTCAGATCTGGACTCGACGCTGGCCACTCCAGAAAAATTCTGCGTTTTTTTTTCTTGAAACATTCCATGGTGCATTTGTTTGGGGTTGtctagtagcctagtggttagagcgttggactagtaactggaaggttgcaagatcgaatccccgagctgaaggtaaaaatctgttgttctgcccctgaacaaggcagttaacccactgttcctaggctgtcattgaaaataataatttgttcttaaatgacttgcctagttaaataaaggaaaaataaaatGAGGTTccagactaacagttcttgtgctgatgttgtttcaagaagcagtttggaactcggtggtGATATTTATGCGCTACGCACTTGGTGGTCCCAttctttgagcttgtgtggcctaccacttcacagcggAGCTGTtattgctcctagaagtttccactttacaataacagcacttacagttgaccaggtcagctctagcagggcagaaatttgatgaactgacttgttggaaaggtgccatCCTATGACGATGttactttgaaagtcactgagctcttcaataaggccattctactgccaaggtTTGTCtaaggagattgcatggctgtgtgcttgatttgtatacacctgtcagcagtgggtgtggctgaaatagtcaaatccactcatttgaagggatttccacatacttttttatatatagtgtacttcTATTGAAATAAATCTGCCTCTGTTCCATGTCCAAACAGAGAGGACTTAAAAGGTTTACAGAACAAGCTGCATATTTTCTAGAAGGGGCTGTTTCAATGCTACTCATTATCAAAAGAGCTTGTTATTTTCATTCTCTTGATGAATTCTCTCTTAAACTGGGGTTTCTTTAGACCTCACCACAGTATTTATTAACATATTTTTCCAAAACAGGTA
The Salmo salar chromosome ssa16, Ssal_v3.1, whole genome shotgun sequence DNA segment above includes these coding regions:
- the LOC106573485 gene encoding ankyrin repeat domain-containing protein 34C-like, which translates into the protein MMADILELRTDGNSLLKAVWLRRLRLTRVLLDGGAYINESNEQGETPLMVACMSKHNDPQSVSKAKLVKYLLDNKADPNIQDKAGRTALMHACSQRAGHEVVSHLLTNGADPSLEDRSGASALVYAINADDKETLKGLLDACKAKGKEVIIITTDKSPSGTKTTKQYLNAPPSPELEDKGSPAFCTTPSDIELNTSSSPNSAEQHNTIFSFQTKLKTSSSTAAKLPNGPTSPTRRPANPKRARLPQLKRLQSEPWGLIAPSVLATAAAHEESKRTTSDEDVVTGINGLSLSKRSTLSRQNSVDGKDVFFPQILSSLSVPPTSKSAYERSLCQQHQPLARRSTVPAEQDSSSNTGPDSLRDTVYRRWLGTDHYDSDSQLYSDCGMLDSPKVPLERKKLNGSPLAMLTNSRESLDINNSTSSLSTARRCAPGLLERRGSGTLLLDYISHTRPGHLPPLNFNPNPPIPDIGTSSKPSSPLASGFRSIAPVAANSPNRGQLKSKKKLVRRHSMQVEQMKQLSAFEEL